The Streptomyces sp. NBC_01244 genome contains a region encoding:
- the pucL gene encoding factor-independent urate hydroxylase has protein sequence MSKHILAQNQYGKAENRIVKVTRKGSDGSWHEIRDLNVSVALRGEFRDVHLTGDNANCLPTDTTKNTVFAFSKEHGVASPEAFGILLAKHFVSSQAPIREAQIRVEEYAWERIPVPTRKEQHSFALKGTEVRTAQITYSETTGLQVISGLKDLTVMNSTNSEFHGFIKDKYTTLQEAYDRILATKVTARWAHSALAADDAEYDWDQSYKKVRKNMLEAFAETYSYSLQQTLNQMAERVLDNCPKVNEVRLNLPNKHHFLVDLEPFGLKNDNEVYFAADRMYGLIEGTVHRDGVQPVIATSDWIVA, from the coding sequence ATGAGCAAGCACATCCTCGCCCAGAACCAGTACGGCAAGGCCGAGAACCGCATCGTCAAGGTCACCCGCAAGGGCAGCGACGGTTCCTGGCACGAGATCCGCGACCTCAACGTCTCCGTCGCGCTGCGCGGCGAGTTCCGCGACGTCCACCTCACCGGTGACAACGCCAACTGCCTCCCCACCGACACCACCAAGAACACGGTGTTCGCCTTCTCCAAGGAGCACGGCGTCGCCTCCCCCGAGGCCTTCGGCATCCTGCTCGCCAAGCACTTCGTCTCCTCCCAGGCCCCGATCCGCGAGGCGCAGATCCGCGTCGAGGAGTACGCCTGGGAGCGGATCCCGGTCCCGACGCGCAAGGAGCAGCACTCCTTCGCCCTCAAGGGCACCGAGGTGCGCACCGCGCAGATCACGTACAGCGAGACCACCGGTCTCCAGGTGATCTCGGGTCTGAAGGACCTGACCGTGATGAACTCGACCAACTCCGAGTTCCACGGCTTCATCAAGGACAAGTACACGACGCTGCAGGAGGCGTACGACCGCATCCTGGCGACCAAGGTCACCGCGCGCTGGGCGCACTCGGCGCTCGCCGCCGACGACGCCGAGTACGACTGGGACCAGTCGTACAAGAAGGTCCGCAAGAACATGCTGGAAGCCTTCGCGGAGACCTACTCGTACTCCCTGCAGCAGACCCTGAACCAGATGGCCGAGCGCGTGCTCGACAACTGCCCCAAGGTCAACGAGGTGCGCCTCAACCTCCCCAACAAGCACCACTTCCTCGTCGACCTGGAGCCCTTCGGCCTCAAGAACGACAACGAGGTCTACTTCGCGGCCGACCGCATGTACGGCCTCATCGAGGGCACCGTGCACCGCGACGGCGTGCAGCCGGTGATCGCGACGAGCGACTGGATCGTGGCCTAA
- a CDS encoding histidine phosphatase family protein yields the protein MHPTTVRVRLVTPPLDEAARRHRFPYGDPRPGHEGLRGQGHGAWAGRAMDEVAGQDPEGLRRWMTDTSYAPPGGGESVEALIARVGAHLGTLAPGTHRAVVGQGVVRAAVVWALELPAAAFWRFDVRPESVTTLTGRYGRWNLLVGQPEEQPEQS from the coding sequence GTGCACCCCACCACCGTACGAGTCCGCCTCGTGACACCCCCGTTGGACGAAGCGGCGCGCCGGCACCGCTTCCCGTACGGGGATCCGCGCCCGGGGCACGAGGGGCTGCGCGGCCAGGGTCACGGCGCCTGGGCCGGGCGGGCCATGGACGAAGTGGCCGGGCAGGACCCCGAGGGACTGCGGCGGTGGATGACCGACACCTCGTACGCGCCGCCGGGCGGCGGGGAGTCCGTGGAGGCGCTGATCGCGCGAGTCGGCGCACACCTGGGCACGCTGGCGCCGGGCACGCACCGGGCGGTCGTCGGGCAGGGCGTCGTACGGGCGGCCGTGGTGTGGGCCCTGGAGCTGCCCGCGGCGGCCTTCTGGCGGTTCGACGTACGCCCCGAGTCGGTGACGACCCTGACGGGGCGCTACGGACGCTGGAACCTGCTCGTGGGGCAGCCGGAGGAGCAGCCCGAGCAGTCCTAG
- a CDS encoding phytase: protein MTIRSAVRASARASVLVLCTALAASVALPAQASSISGIRPQAETAPLYDDEAGGDANADDPSIWRNAADPGRSLVIATAKQGGLRVYDLEARQVQSLPAPAGPGADDAPGRFNNVDLVNGLRLGGGRADVAVVSDRGNDRLRIYRIDRNRPGGPLTDVTDPAARPVFSADQAEINEQKTAYGLATWTDRKTGRSYAVVSRRNRTRIALLELIATPAGTVDYRQVRTLDLPSSFRLPNGSAWTPCAEPGELAQVEGMVVDPADGTLYAGQEDVGIWRIDAGLTGTPKLIDKVREYGVPGTYDEETEECAPGADPGYGGKRLKADVEGLTLVTEADGDGYLLASSQGDDTFVAYDREREDHNEFEGAFRITAASAALDGSEVCDGAAALNAPLGTRYPRGLLVVQDGRETPGDGDREATGFKFVDLGEVVDAID from the coding sequence TTGACCATACGTTCGGCCGTCCGCGCCTCCGCCCGCGCCTCCGTACTGGTGCTCTGCACCGCCCTCGCCGCGTCCGTCGCGCTCCCGGCGCAGGCCTCCTCGATCAGCGGCATCCGCCCCCAGGCCGAGACCGCGCCGCTGTACGACGACGAGGCCGGCGGCGACGCCAACGCGGACGACCCGTCGATCTGGCGCAACGCCGCCGACCCGGGCCGCAGCCTGGTGATCGCGACCGCCAAGCAGGGCGGCCTGCGGGTCTACGACCTGGAGGCCCGGCAGGTGCAGTCGCTGCCCGCCCCCGCCGGACCGGGCGCCGACGACGCCCCCGGCCGCTTCAACAACGTCGACCTGGTCAACGGCCTGCGCCTGGGCGGCGGGCGCGCCGACGTCGCGGTGGTCAGCGACCGCGGCAACGACCGGCTGCGGATCTACCGCATCGACCGGAACCGGCCCGGCGGCCCGCTCACCGACGTCACCGACCCGGCGGCGCGCCCGGTCTTCTCCGCCGACCAGGCCGAGATCAACGAGCAGAAGACCGCGTACGGCCTGGCCACCTGGACGGACCGGAAGACCGGCCGGTCCTACGCGGTGGTCAGCCGGCGCAACCGCACCCGGATCGCCCTGCTGGAACTGATCGCCACCCCCGCCGGCACGGTCGACTACCGCCAGGTGCGCACGCTCGACCTGCCGTCCTCCTTCCGCCTGCCGAACGGCTCCGCCTGGACGCCCTGCGCCGAGCCGGGCGAGCTGGCGCAGGTCGAGGGCATGGTCGTCGACCCCGCGGACGGCACCCTGTACGCGGGGCAGGAGGACGTCGGCATCTGGCGCATCGACGCGGGCCTCACCGGCACGCCGAAGCTGATCGACAAGGTGCGCGAGTACGGCGTCCCCGGCACCTACGACGAGGAGACCGAGGAGTGCGCGCCCGGCGCCGATCCCGGCTACGGCGGCAAGCGTCTGAAGGCGGACGTCGAGGGCCTGACCCTGGTCACGGAAGCCGACGGTGACGGCTACCTGCTCGCCTCCAGTCAGGGCGACGACACCTTCGTCGCCTACGACCGCGAGCGCGAGGACCACAACGAGTTCGAGGGCGCCTTCCGCATCACCGCGGCATCCGCCGCCCTCGACGGCTCCGAGGTCTGCGACGGCGCCGCGGCCCTCAACGCCCCCCTCGGCACGCGCTACCCCCGTGGCCTGCTCGTCGTCCAGGACGGCCGGGAAACCCCCGGCGACGGCGACCGCGAGGCGACCGGCTTCAAGTTCGTCGACCTGGGCGAGGTAGTCGACGCCATCGACTGA
- a CDS encoding CbtB domain-containing protein, with amino-acid sequence MADSAVPTTATPLAVAPISLSALAPWALFAGVLMLVMLYLVGAEQGATAIFEGDTIHEWMHDGRHLLGFPCH; translated from the coding sequence ATGGCCGACTCCGCCGTGCCCACGACTGCCACCCCCCTGGCCGTCGCACCCATCTCCCTCTCCGCTCTGGCCCCGTGGGCGCTGTTCGCCGGCGTCCTGATGCTGGTCATGCTTTACCTCGTCGGCGCCGAGCAGGGCGCCACCGCGATCTTCGAAGGCGACACCATCCACGAGTGGATGCACGACGGTCGCCACCTCCTCGGCTTCCCCTGCCACTGA
- a CDS encoding CbtA family protein gives MNPISPRVLLVRGMLAGLLAGVAAFLVAYFLGESQVDAAIAIEEAGSHDHGGEAAPVSRALQATAGLGTGTLLYGIALGGIAALVYCYALGRIGRFGPRATALLVSGGLFVTVTLVPFFKYPANPPAVGDPETSAQRTTLYVLMLALGLLLAAAALILGRRLAPRLGNWNASVAASLAFVVAIGIAYALLPGINEVPEGFPAALVWQFRLASLAIQAAMWTTFGLAFGFLAERALAPAGAPKEAVQPAS, from the coding sequence ATGAACCCCATTTCCCCCCGCGTGCTCCTCGTCAGGGGCATGCTCGCCGGCCTGCTGGCCGGAGTCGCCGCGTTCCTCGTCGCGTACTTCCTCGGTGAATCCCAGGTCGACGCGGCGATCGCCATCGAGGAAGCCGGATCCCACGACCACGGCGGCGAGGCCGCTCCGGTCAGCCGGGCCCTCCAGGCCACGGCCGGACTGGGCACCGGCACCCTGCTCTACGGGATCGCGCTCGGCGGCATCGCCGCGCTCGTCTACTGCTACGCCCTGGGCCGGATCGGCCGCTTCGGTCCCCGGGCCACGGCGCTGCTCGTCTCCGGCGGTCTGTTCGTCACCGTCACCCTGGTGCCGTTCTTCAAGTACCCCGCCAACCCGCCGGCCGTCGGGGACCCCGAGACCTCGGCCCAGCGGACCACCCTCTACGTCCTGATGCTCGCGCTCGGCCTGCTGCTCGCGGCGGCCGCGCTGATCCTGGGCCGGCGCCTCGCGCCGCGCCTGGGCAACTGGAACGCCTCGGTCGCCGCCTCGCTCGCCTTCGTGGTGGCCATCGGCATCGCCTACGCGCTCCTGCCCGGCATCAACGAGGTCCCGGAAGGCTTCCCGGCGGCGCTCGTCTGGCAGTTCCGGCTCGCCTCGCTCGCCATTCAGGCCGCGATGTGGACCACTTTCGGCCTGGCTTTCGGATTTCTTGCCGAACGGGCCCTTGCCCCGGCCGGGGCACCCAAGGAGGCTGTACAGCCTGCGAGTTGA
- a CDS encoding alpha/beta hydrolase: MTTYRGKTVLVALAATAVAATLTGAAGATAATTSRAAAPALAWAACTHTGHLDGQQCAKLSVPLDYADPDGPQVELAVSRLPSTRPAARRGTLAVVPGGPGGSGVQRLSQKGAALAGQLAGAYDVVALDPRGVGGSVTAECGLDAADRRLTTLRSWPGADGGIAENADRSRRVAEACAANGGAALRSFTTANQARDMDRFREALGERKLSVWAVSYGTYVTAVYAQKFPQRTDRLVLDSSGDPDPKRVARGWLANMAQGADDRFPDFAAWAADPAQAGEGLRLAEHPEDVRPLFLALAAELDRAPKPSDVPGLPLTGTMLRQALQTALYGDAQFPVLARLVRAAQDPAGVPELPRELAAVLPDSDAALMVGVICNDVAWPKDVSGYERAVAADRAAHPLTAGMPANITPCAFWKDAPAERPTRITDRGPSNILMVQNLRDPATPYAASLKMREALGPRARLLTVDHGGHGVYLGNGNACSDRTVTAYLTTGERPVRDSVCPA; this comes from the coding sequence ATGACCACTTACCGCGGCAAGACCGTACTCGTCGCCCTGGCCGCCACCGCCGTGGCGGCCACGCTGACCGGCGCCGCCGGCGCCACCGCTGCCACCACCAGCCGCGCCGCCGCGCCGGCCCTCGCCTGGGCGGCGTGCACCCACACGGGCCACCTCGACGGCCAGCAGTGCGCGAAGCTGTCCGTCCCCCTGGACTACGCCGACCCGGACGGCCCGCAGGTCGAGCTCGCCGTCTCCCGGCTGCCCAGCACCCGCCCCGCCGCACGGCGCGGGACGCTGGCCGTGGTCCCCGGCGGGCCCGGCGGCTCGGGTGTGCAGCGGCTTTCGCAGAAGGGGGCGGCGCTGGCGGGGCAGTTGGCCGGCGCGTACGACGTCGTCGCGCTCGACCCGCGCGGAGTCGGCGGCAGCGTCACCGCCGAGTGCGGCCTGGACGCGGCCGACCGGCGCCTGACGACCCTGCGCTCCTGGCCCGGCGCCGACGGGGGGATCGCGGAGAACGCCGACCGCTCCCGCCGGGTGGCCGAGGCCTGCGCAGCGAACGGCGGCGCCGCGCTGCGCAGTTTCACCACCGCCAACCAGGCGCGCGACATGGACCGCTTCCGGGAGGCCCTCGGCGAGCGGAAGCTGTCGGTCTGGGCCGTCTCCTACGGGACCTACGTGACGGCGGTGTACGCGCAGAAGTTCCCGCAGCGCACCGACCGCCTGGTGCTGGACAGCAGCGGGGACCCCGACCCGAAGCGGGTCGCGCGCGGCTGGCTCGCGAACATGGCGCAGGGCGCCGACGACCGCTTCCCCGACTTCGCCGCCTGGGCGGCGGACCCGGCGCAGGCGGGGGAGGGGCTGCGGCTCGCCGAACACCCCGAGGACGTACGCCCGTTGTTCCTGGCGCTGGCCGCCGAGCTGGACCGTGCCCCCAAGCCCTCCGACGTGCCCGGCCTGCCGCTGACCGGCACGATGCTGCGCCAGGCCCTGCAGACGGCCCTCTACGGGGACGCCCAGTTCCCCGTCCTCGCCCGCCTCGTCCGCGCCGCCCAGGACCCCGCCGGGGTCCCGGAGCTGCCCAGGGAGCTCGCCGCGGTGCTGCCCGACTCGGACGCCGCGCTGATGGTCGGCGTCATCTGCAACGACGTGGCCTGGCCGAAGGACGTCTCCGGGTACGAGCGGGCGGTGGCCGCCGACCGGGCCGCGCACCCCCTGACGGCCGGTATGCCGGCGAACATCACCCCGTGCGCCTTCTGGAAGGACGCTCCCGCCGAGCGCCCCACCCGCATCACCGACCGGGGCCCCTCGAACATCCTGATGGTGCAGAACCTCCGCGACCCGGCGACCCCGTACGCCGCTTCCCTGAAGATGCGCGAGGCCCTCGGCCCGCGCGCCCGGCTGCTCACCGTCGACCACGGCGGCCACGGTGTCTACCTCGGCAACGGCAACGCCTGCTCCGACCGCACGGTCACCGCGTACCTCACGACGGGGGAGCGTCCGGTCCGGGACTCGGTGTGCCCGGCCTGA
- a CDS encoding TetR/AcrR family transcriptional regulator: MPKRVDHEERRTQIAEALIRVAGRRGLHAVGMRDVAAEAGVSLRLVQYYFQTKEKLLFYGLQHLTDRFTARVGARLAAAGPAPGPRATIEALLLASLPTDEESRTFHLLYSSYSILSVTDEALAAQPFIDNPDAAENAVAGLIGQAQESGLADPGVDARIEAISLLAMAATMGTSILVGQRGPESAVAVLRHHLDRIFRPGTPSPGPDAPPS; the protein is encoded by the coding sequence ATGCCGAAACGCGTGGACCACGAGGAACGGCGCACCCAGATCGCCGAAGCACTCATCCGCGTCGCCGGACGGCGCGGGCTGCACGCGGTCGGCATGCGCGACGTGGCAGCCGAGGCCGGGGTCTCCCTGCGCCTGGTCCAGTACTACTTCCAGACCAAGGAGAAGCTGCTCTTCTACGGACTCCAGCACCTGACCGACCGCTTCACCGCACGGGTGGGCGCCCGCCTCGCCGCCGCCGGCCCCGCCCCCGGCCCGCGCGCGACGATCGAGGCGCTGCTGCTGGCCTCCCTGCCCACCGACGAGGAGAGCCGCACCTTCCACCTGCTCTACAGCTCGTACTCGATCCTCTCCGTGACCGACGAGGCGCTCGCCGCCCAGCCCTTCATCGACAACCCCGACGCCGCCGAGAACGCGGTGGCCGGGCTGATCGGCCAGGCCCAGGAATCGGGCCTGGCCGACCCGGGGGTCGACGCGCGCATCGAGGCGATCAGCCTGCTCGCCATGGCGGCGACCATGGGCACCAGCATCCTGGTGGGCCAGCGGGGCCCCGAGTCGGCGGTCGCGGTGCTGCGCCACCACCTGGACCGGATCTTCAGGCCGGGCACACCGAGTCCCGGACCGGACGCTCCCCCGTCGTGA
- a CDS encoding alpha/beta fold hydrolase produces MPDNKPRVRRDIGHYVSDELRDRYFAACDALYAKGAPARSETDVETSFGTTHVYRYGPANPAAESRTPIVLIHGSGGCSAQWYPNTVALSADRPVYALDTPGDPGRSVQREVMWQPERAAQWMDEALDALGLDHVHLVGSSYGGWLVINQVHLRPGRLASVTALDPGGLEKVGLRFFVWIFASLFATFAPKALRPTLAKWLEQPVLVVPELRAWIQAGVRAFRIRRPAPLPLSDAELGTIRTPFYLIMGKRSLLVHPKRQLERVPRLIPGARAEIVSATGHGPQIDHPELVNARMLSFFEDVDSLDPAARGAA; encoded by the coding sequence GTGCCCGACAACAAGCCCCGTGTACGCCGCGACATCGGCCACTACGTGAGCGACGAGCTGCGCGACCGCTACTTCGCCGCCTGCGACGCGCTCTACGCGAAGGGAGCGCCCGCCCGCTCCGAGACGGACGTGGAGACGAGCTTCGGGACCACGCACGTCTACCGGTACGGCCCCGCGAACCCGGCGGCGGAATCCCGTACGCCGATCGTCCTGATTCACGGTTCGGGCGGCTGCTCGGCCCAGTGGTACCCCAACACCGTCGCCCTCAGCGCCGACCGGCCCGTCTACGCCCTCGACACCCCCGGCGACCCGGGCCGCAGCGTCCAGCGCGAAGTGATGTGGCAGCCCGAGCGCGCGGCCCAGTGGATGGACGAGGCCCTCGACGCGCTGGGCCTGGACCACGTCCACCTGGTCGGCTCCTCCTACGGCGGCTGGCTCGTCATCAACCAGGTGCACCTGCGCCCCGGCCGGCTCGCCTCGGTCACCGCCCTGGACCCGGGCGGCCTGGAGAAGGTGGGGCTGCGCTTCTTCGTGTGGATCTTCGCCAGCCTCTTCGCGACCTTCGCCCCCAAGGCGCTGCGCCCGACCCTGGCCAAGTGGCTGGAGCAGCCGGTCCTGGTCGTCCCCGAACTGCGGGCATGGATCCAGGCGGGCGTCCGCGCCTTCCGGATCCGCCGTCCCGCCCCGCTGCCGCTGTCGGATGCGGAACTGGGCACGATCCGCACGCCGTTCTACCTGATCATGGGCAAGCGGAGCCTGCTCGTGCACCCGAAGCGTCAGCTCGAGCGGGTCCCGCGGCTGATCCCCGGCGCCCGTGCCGAGATCGTCTCCGCGACCGGGCACGGCCCCCAGATCGACCACCCCGAGCTGGTCAACGCCCGGATGCTCAGCTTCTTCGAGGACGTCGACTCCCTCGACCCGGCCGCGCGCGGGGCCGCGTAG
- a CDS encoding GlxA family transcriptional regulator, whose protein sequence is METTETTETTESHGHRLDLDSAPPGPVARLIVIVLFEGVDLLDVTGPPEVFSLVPRETDDAAGYRVVLAARTLDPVTTSAGVRILPDLTFSEAAARSIDTLLVPGAVEVDAERRVRALTDPEVVDWVRTLAGRTRRVASVCVGAHLLAAAGLLDGKRATTHWSTAEQLAADHPAVEVDADPIFIREGEVWTGAGISACLDLSLALVAEDFGEGVALRVARQLVMYLKRPSGQSQFSVPLEPVSATRRGEDLRHFIRLRLGGRLGLADIAAHAHVSERQLARIFKSELGMTPAAYIESARVELARGRLEATDATLERIASTCGFGTADTLVRAFRRTLGITPTEYRLRFRTG, encoded by the coding sequence ATGGAGACCACGGAGACCACCGAGACCACGGAGAGCCATGGACACCGGCTGGACCTTGATTCCGCGCCCCCGGGGCCCGTCGCACGACTGATCGTGATCGTCCTCTTCGAGGGCGTCGACCTGCTGGACGTCACCGGTCCGCCGGAGGTGTTCTCCCTGGTCCCCCGGGAGACGGACGACGCGGCCGGCTACCGGGTGGTCCTGGCCGCCCGGACGCTCGACCCCGTCACCACCTCGGCCGGGGTGCGCATCCTGCCGGACCTGACCTTCTCCGAGGCCGCCGCGCGGAGCATCGACACGCTGCTGGTGCCCGGCGCGGTCGAGGTGGACGCCGAGCGCCGCGTCCGCGCCCTCACCGACCCGGAGGTCGTCGACTGGGTGCGGACGCTCGCCGGGCGCACGCGCCGGGTCGCGTCCGTCTGCGTGGGGGCGCACCTGCTGGCCGCGGCCGGGCTGCTCGACGGCAAGCGGGCCACCACGCACTGGTCCACCGCGGAGCAGCTCGCCGCCGACCATCCGGCGGTCGAGGTGGACGCCGACCCGATCTTCATCCGGGAGGGTGAGGTGTGGACCGGCGCCGGGATCAGCGCCTGCCTGGACCTCTCGCTCGCCCTGGTGGCCGAGGACTTCGGCGAGGGGGTCGCCCTGCGCGTGGCCCGGCAGCTGGTGATGTACCTGAAGCGGCCGAGCGGGCAGAGCCAGTTCAGCGTCCCGCTGGAGCCCGTCTCCGCGACGCGGCGCGGCGAGGACCTGCGCCACTTCATCCGGCTCCGCCTCGGCGGCCGGCTCGGTCTGGCCGACATCGCCGCGCACGCGCACGTCAGCGAACGGCAGTTGGCCCGGATCTTCAAGTCGGAGCTGGGCATGACCCCGGCCGCCTACATCGAGTCGGCCCGTGTGGAGCTGGCGCGGGGCCGGCTCGAAGCCACCGATGCCACGCTCGAACGGATCGCCTCCACCTGCGGGTTCGGCACCGCCGACACCCTGGTACGGGCGTTCCGCCGCACGCTCGGCATCACGCCGACGGAGTACCGGCTCCGCTTCCGGACGGGCTGA
- a CDS encoding TetR/AcrR family transcriptional regulator, with the protein MSTARERILEATAELLATKEAPAISTRAICDRAKVGMPEIYRQFGDKEGLLTAVADLGFERFLANKRRNPQTDDPVADLRAAWDSHVAFALGNPHLYRLMFTPAGEAKPQAIGEAQALLLTAVERCRDAGRLRTTPALAGQSILSANVGVCLMALSFPGLYGGLDISRSVRDAVIGKVTGDEREDTRIGAATVLAQALVDTLTGATPP; encoded by the coding sequence ATGTCAACGGCCCGAGAGCGCATTCTGGAAGCCACCGCGGAGCTGCTCGCCACCAAGGAGGCACCGGCGATCTCCACCCGGGCCATCTGCGACCGGGCCAAGGTCGGCATGCCCGAGATCTACCGCCAGTTCGGTGACAAGGAGGGGCTGCTCACCGCGGTGGCCGACCTCGGCTTCGAGCGGTTCCTCGCCAACAAGCGCCGCAATCCGCAGACCGACGACCCGGTGGCGGACCTGCGCGCGGCCTGGGACAGTCACGTGGCGTTCGCGCTCGGCAACCCCCACCTCTACCGGCTGATGTTCACCCCGGCGGGAGAGGCCAAACCGCAGGCGATCGGGGAAGCGCAGGCCCTGCTCCTGACGGCCGTCGAGCGGTGCCGCGACGCCGGCCGGCTGCGGACGACCCCGGCGCTGGCCGGACAGTCGATCCTCTCGGCGAACGTGGGCGTGTGCCTGATGGCGCTGTCCTTCCCCGGGTTGTACGGGGGCCTGGACATCTCCCGGTCGGTGCGGGACGCGGTGATCGGCAAGGTCACCGGCGACGAGCGGGAGGACACGAGGATCGGCGCCGCGACCGTCCTCGCCCAGGCCCTCGTCGACACCCTCACCGGAGCGACCCCGCCGTGA
- a CDS encoding GNAT family N-acetyltransferase, which translates to MAIEIRPASVFEDVRALVGPKSPGATVCWCLSYRIPSKLNNELRGPARGEYVAGLCRAGTPPGVLAYDGDEPVGWAAVAPRSDTSFARSRKIPCVDDLPVWSLWCIRVRPGHRKKGVSHALIAGAVEFARSHGAPAIEAYPLDNGGAKVDLTMAYAGIRKNFERAGFTHAADTTSVLAGHPRVLMRLDLR; encoded by the coding sequence ATGGCCATCGAAATCCGACCGGCTTCGGTCTTCGAGGACGTCCGTGCGCTGGTCGGCCCGAAGTCGCCCGGCGCCACCGTCTGCTGGTGCCTGAGCTACCGGATCCCGTCCAAGCTCAACAACGAGCTCCGCGGACCGGCCCGCGGTGAGTACGTCGCCGGACTGTGCCGGGCCGGGACCCCTCCGGGAGTGCTCGCCTACGACGGTGACGAGCCGGTCGGCTGGGCCGCCGTCGCACCCCGCTCGGACACCTCCTTCGCACGCAGCCGGAAGATCCCGTGCGTCGACGACCTGCCGGTCTGGTCGCTGTGGTGCATCCGCGTACGCCCCGGTCACCGGAAGAAGGGGGTCTCGCACGCCCTCATCGCCGGGGCGGTCGAATTCGCCCGGTCCCACGGCGCACCGGCGATCGAGGCCTACCCGCTCGACAACGGTGGAGCCAAGGTCGACCTGACGATGGCCTACGCCGGGATCCGGAAGAACTTCGAGCGTGCCGGGTTCACCCACGCCGCCGACACCACCTCGGTGCTGGCCGGTCATCCCCGGGTCCTGATGCGGCTCGACCTGCGCTGA
- a CDS encoding FAD-binding oxidoreductase, translating into MGKPSIEQLRERVRGAVTTPDDDAGAYDEARKVYNAMIDRRPAAVVRCVNAGDVMASVDFARENGLDLAVRGGGHSVPGFGTCDGGVVADLSGMRGVRVDPVRQTARAEGGATWGDFNAATHAFGLATTGGIISTTGVGGLTLGGGIGYLSRGLGLSCDNLVSADVVTADGRLLIASEEENDDLFWALRGGGGNFGAVTSFEFRLSPVDHIYGGPMLFEVEDAATVLRSFGEYIAGAPEELGAFPAFQLAPPLPFIPEDRHGDPFVLIVSCWAGPLDEGPRALQAFRDFAPVVAEHVGPMPYPALNSAFDALVPPGLQHYWKANFVTELSDAAIAAHVQHGPRLPALNSTVHIYPIDGACHRVAPEATAFAYRDASFATVIAGMWPDASANEANTAWVRDYYEATAPHSEAGGYINFMADDDQSRIRANYKTNYDRLVEVKRKYDAGNLFHLNQNIKP; encoded by the coding sequence ATGGGCAAGCCCTCGATCGAGCAGTTGCGTGAACGTGTCCGCGGGGCGGTCACCACCCCTGACGACGACGCCGGCGCCTACGACGAGGCGCGCAAGGTCTACAACGCCATGATCGACAGGCGTCCGGCCGCCGTCGTGCGCTGTGTCAACGCGGGCGACGTCATGGCCTCGGTCGACTTCGCACGGGAGAACGGGCTCGATCTCGCCGTGCGCGGCGGCGGGCACAGCGTGCCCGGCTTCGGTACCTGCGACGGCGGCGTCGTGGCCGATCTGTCCGGCATGCGCGGCGTGCGCGTCGACCCCGTACGGCAGACGGCACGTGCCGAAGGCGGCGCGACCTGGGGTGATTTCAACGCCGCGACGCACGCCTTCGGTCTGGCGACGACCGGGGGAATCATCTCGACCACGGGCGTCGGCGGACTCACCCTCGGTGGCGGTATCGGCTATCTCTCCCGCGGACTCGGGCTGAGCTGCGACAACCTGGTCTCCGCCGACGTGGTGACCGCGGACGGCCGGTTGCTCATCGCGAGCGAGGAGGAGAACGACGACCTCTTCTGGGCCCTTCGAGGCGGCGGCGGCAACTTCGGCGCGGTGACCTCCTTCGAGTTCCGGCTCAGCCCCGTCGACCACATCTACGGCGGGCCGATGCTCTTCGAAGTGGAGGACGCCGCCACCGTGCTGCGCTCCTTCGGCGAATACATCGCGGGTGCGCCGGAGGAACTCGGCGCGTTCCCGGCCTTCCAGCTGGCTCCGCCGCTCCCGTTCATCCCGGAGGACCGGCACGGCGATCCCTTCGTCCTGATCGTCTCGTGCTGGGCGGGTCCGCTGGACGAGGGGCCGCGCGCCCTCCAGGCCTTCCGCGACTTCGCCCCGGTGGTCGCCGAGCACGTCGGGCCCATGCCGTATCCCGCGCTCAACAGCGCCTTCGACGCGCTGGTACCGCCCGGCCTCCAGCACTACTGGAAGGCCAACTTCGTGACCGAGCTCAGCGACGCCGCGATCGCGGCGCACGTCCAGCACGGGCCACGGCTGCCGGCCCTGAACTCGACGGTCCACATCTACCCCATCGACGGTGCCTGCCACCGGGTCGCGCCGGAGGCAACGGCCTTCGCCTACCGCGACGCCTCGTTCGCCACCGTCATCGCCGGCATGTGGCCCGACGCATCCGCGAACGAGGCCAACACCGCGTGGGTGCGCGACTACTACGAAGCGACCGCCCCGCACTCGGAGGCAGGCGGCTACATCAACTTCATGGCCGACGACGACCAGAGCCGGATCAGGGCCAACTACAAGACCAACTACGACCGCCTCGTCGAGGTCAAGCGGAAGTACGACGCAGGAAACCTCTTCCACCTGAACCAGAACATCAAGCCCTAG